A single window of Treponema primitia ZAS-1 DNA harbors:
- the jag gene encoding RNA-binding cell elongation regulator Jag/EloR, whose translation MVYEFEGRTEKEAIDRAAEELGLEKDGFDVEILETQRSGLFKKGFVKIQVHTDKPVTLNPSKPSPENSQFREAAVFGDPESQNEFEQKLVDFLEGLIERMGYGGKVTVLFREERKIGLKIDSEYSSILIGKKGKNLDALQLLVNIYAGRQGREDMRVILDSENYRIRREESLVRLAYTVADRVRENRGSVLLEPMNPFDRRLIHTTLNDIADVETKSEGEGLYKQVRVFYRGSMR comes from the coding sequence ATGGTATATGAATTTGAAGGCCGTACCGAAAAAGAAGCAATCGATCGGGCGGCGGAAGAGCTGGGGCTTGAAAAGGATGGTTTCGATGTCGAAATCCTTGAAACCCAGCGTTCGGGTTTATTTAAGAAGGGATTTGTAAAAATCCAGGTTCATACCGACAAGCCGGTTACCTTAAATCCTTCCAAACCCAGTCCCGAAAATAGTCAATTCAGAGAAGCTGCAGTTTTTGGTGACCCGGAATCTCAAAATGAGTTTGAACAAAAACTGGTTGATTTTTTAGAAGGGCTTATCGAACGTATGGGGTATGGCGGAAAAGTAACGGTACTGTTCAGGGAAGAGCGGAAGATTGGTCTTAAGATCGATTCCGAGTATTCCTCTATCCTTATTGGAAAAAAGGGAAAAAACCTGGACGCCCTCCAGCTTTTGGTGAACATCTACGCCGGGCGCCAGGGCCGGGAGGATATGCGGGTCATCCTGGACAGCGAAAACTACCGGATCCGCCGGGAAGAATCGCTGGTTCGCCTGGCCTATACCGTGGCGGATCGGGTCCGGGAAAACCGCGGTTCGGTTTTGCTGGAACCCATGAACCCCTTTGACCGCCGGCTCATCCACACTACCCTGAACGACATCGCTGATGTGGAAACCAAGAGTGAAGGCGAAGGACTGTATAAGCAGGTCCGGGTCTTCTATCGTGGTAGTATGCGCTAA